Proteins from a genomic interval of Alosa alosa isolate M-15738 ecotype Scorff River chromosome 8, AALO_Geno_1.1, whole genome shotgun sequence:
- the LOC125298839 gene encoding muellerian-inhibiting factor-like, whose product MQASQNAFDMWLPLLLLLPLGIAPISTTPLEDSEDRNLKPSRQDVVQKPRTDHPGPEQSISAALREHVGLLGAGMLRREADDAHGQGGTRGNQEVDVLKSNLGKDDAQKGEELLTQPPVINIKPFLSLHSGESKEAPCFAMAGGLGNGLKEALSALQDGWSRESELGRDTLTRFGICTGSDGSAEAGLSALATLIADRDGDSVGPWTSNLDKGPNLSLSEVQNLLMRRGKEEVALKRPLLVFFPNKSRHEDKPGGITSTDHSTPSPVLPPSRTYQFLCELQRFLSDVLPQKKALSSPDGHAVALPLASLSSMPPLTLGESSSESLLLGLLNSSTPTLFSFPQRGSGLLSHRVALSLQPPLLSMLRQGLDDALAQFRHEEVGGGHLTDRLKRLSDLSALPAEGMDQSGGDGDSGEVQYCALLLLKALQTVLGTWEAERSQRSTRGGGEESQGNHNPCRLQSLTISLEALILEPSVATINNCEGECSFPLPKGNNHAILINSMVQKGGWTGRAPCCVPTEYGDLLVVELDKDGTTFSAKTNMVAKECGCR is encoded by the exons ATGCAAGCGAGTCAAAACGCCTTTGACATGTGGCTGCCCCTGCTCCTACTTTTGCCCCTGGGTATTGCCCCTATTAGCACCACACCCCTGGAAGACAGCGAGGACCGCAACTTAAAGCCTTCCAGACAGGATGTGGTTCAGAAGCCCAGGACGGATCACCCCGGGCCAGAGCAGTCTATATCTGCTGCTCTCCGCGAGCATGTGGGGCTTTTGGGAGCTGGGATGCTGAGAAGAGAAGCTGATGATGCCCATGGTCAGGGAGGAACTAGAG GAAATCAGGAGGTGGATGTCCTGAAATCCAACCTCGGCAAGGATGATGCACAGAAGGGAGAGGAATTGCTCACGCAGCCTCCAGTGATCAACATAAAGCCCTTCCTTTCCCTGCACAGTGGGGAGTCTAAGGAAGCACCATGTTTTGCCATGGCTGGAGGTTTAGGTAACGGACTGAAAGAAGCCCTGTCTGCCTTGCAAGATGGCTGGAGCAGGGAGAGTGAGTTGGGTAGAGACACCCTGACTCGGTTTGGGATTTGCACTGGGAGTGATGGGTCAGCTGAGGCAGGGCTCTCGGCTCTGGCCACACTGATTGCAGACAGAGATGGTGACAGTGTGGGCCCTTGGACATCCAATCTGGATAAAG GGCCAAATCTGTCTTTGTCTGAAGTTCAAAACTTGTTAATGAGACGTGGTAAAGAAGAAGTTGCCCTGAAGAGACCTCTGCTGGTCTTTTTTCCAAACAAGTCACGACATGAGGATAAACCTGGGGGCATTACCTCCACTGATCACAG TACCCCATCTCCAGTGCTGCCACCTTCCAGAACGTACCAGTTCTTGTGTGAGCTCCAGAGGTTCCTTAGTGATGTTCTCCCCCAGAAGAAGGCGTTGTCTTCACCTGACGGACATGCCGTGGCTCTCCCGCTGGCCTCGCTGAGCTCTATGCCACCCCTGACCCTGGGTGAGTCGTCCAGCGAGAGCCTCCTGCTGGGGTTACTGAACTCCTCAACGCCGACCCTTTTCTCCTTCCCCCAACGGGGCTCTGGGCTGCTCAGCCACCGAGTGGCGCTCTCTCTCCAGCCACCGCTGCTGTCTATGCTTCGGCAGGGGCTGGACGACGCGCTGGCCCAGTTTCGGCACgaggaggtgggaggtgggCATTTGACTGACAGACTAAAGAGGCTAAGTGATCTTAGTGCCTTGCCAGCTGAAGGGATGGATCAATCAGGTG GTGATGGGGATTCCGGTGAGGTCCAGTACTGTGCCCTGCTGTTGCTCAAGGCCTTGCAGACTGTCCTGGGGACCTGGGAGGCCGAGCGATCGCAGAGGTCAACCCGCGGAGGGGGCGAGGAGAGTCAAGGAAATCACAACCCCTGTCGCCTGCAGAGCTTGACCATCTCCCTCGAGGCCTTAATTCTGGAGCCTTCCGTGGCCACCATCAACAACTGTGAGGGCGAGTGTAGCTTCCCTTTGCCCAAGGGCAACAACCATGCCATCCTGATTAACAGCATGGTGCAAAAGGGGGGCTGGACTGGCCGCGCCCCCTGCTGCGTGCCCACAGAGTATGGAGACCTGCTGGTCGTGGAGCTGGACAAAGATGGCACCACCTTCTCTGCCAAGACAAACATGGTGGCCAAGGAATGTGGCTGCCGCTGA